In Pseudomonas rhizosphaerae, one DNA window encodes the following:
- a CDS encoding cupin domain-containing protein, whose product MPPILHYSQPPLDRQLPLAAFALQDDPLAAGRTVHFHDAHNGYAVGASTSVGANLSIEDFPWVELGIVEAGELTLQGEGFDLRLKAGDCFVVPRGIAVRWQHRGQLRRLFMAFPGLVPSTDMPTKPLKIDFAQLLPPSDPPAATVLLTPTPKAWSTTLFSAANLRIGLWQCEAYARKQVQPGYSELMFILEGAVTLSPEQGEACTVNAGEVVVVPAGATNAWASTQTVRKVFCILS is encoded by the coding sequence ATGCCCCCGATCCTGCATTATTCACAGCCCCCTCTCGACCGCCAATTGCCCTTGGCAGCCTTTGCCTTGCAGGACGACCCACTGGCGGCCGGGCGCACCGTGCACTTTCATGACGCCCACAATGGCTATGCGGTGGGTGCCTCGACCAGCGTCGGGGCCAACCTGTCGATCGAGGATTTTCCTTGGGTCGAACTGGGGATCGTCGAAGCCGGCGAGTTGACCCTGCAAGGCGAGGGTTTCGACCTGCGCCTGAAGGCCGGCGATTGTTTCGTGGTGCCCCGTGGCATCGCGGTGCGCTGGCAGCACCGTGGGCAGCTACGCCGCCTGTTCATGGCTTTTCCAGGCTTGGTGCCGAGCACCGACATGCCGACGAAGCCGCTGAAGATCGATTTCGCGCAGCTGCTACCGCCCAGCGATCCACCGGCCGCCACGGTGCTGCTCACCCCGACCCCCAAGGCCTGGAGCACAACGCTGTTCAGCGCGGCGAACCTGCGCATCGGTCTGTGGCAGTGCGAGGCCTATGCGCGCAAGCAGGTGCAGCCGGGCTACAGCGAGCTGATGTTCATTCTGGAAGGGGCTGTGACCCTGTCGCCCGAGCAGGGCGAGGCGTGCACGGTGAACGCAGGGGAGGTCGTGGTGGTGCCGGCAGGCGCGACCAATGCCTGGGCCAGCACGCAGACGGTGCGCAAGGTGTTTTGCATATTGAGTTGA
- a CDS encoding NAD(P)/FAD-dependent oxidoreductase, with the protein MTVKSLWAATARPGPALQALQGDRQCDVVIVGAGYTGLSAAHHIALSGREPLILEANTLAWGASGRNGGVVSPKFRVGFPALMQRFDRGTALHMYRTGYAAVDSLVEMVESLGIEDAQLHMGGHIAAAHNELALTGLRNTAEWIKRETGGESSRMIDADQVREMTGSSIFHGGLLTPKAGGIHPLNYARGMANSLHERGVKIFINSPALQVRQEGDRVIVQTPQGRVSAKQVVYATNGYSDQSAATDTLHRRLIPFRSAIIATAPLPVDVLAKLMPGGQVCGDTKRMLRWFRVIGDRLIFGGRGAFGKDDSDSAFATLQRSMGVVFPILRDQPVTFRWSGLVAMTLDYLPHAGQLDPRSFYAIGYNGGGVAMSTYMGKQLAAMTAGEPVQLGLLAGDTFKPIPLHAFRAPGVRLAAGWQQLLDAIGR; encoded by the coding sequence ATGACTGTGAAGAGTTTGTGGGCGGCCACCGCCCGACCGGGGCCGGCACTGCAGGCGCTGCAGGGCGACCGGCAGTGCGATGTGGTGATCGTCGGCGCCGGCTACACCGGGCTCTCGGCGGCGCATCACATTGCCCTGAGCGGTCGCGAGCCGTTGATTCTGGAGGCTAACACCTTGGCCTGGGGGGCCAGCGGCCGGAACGGCGGCGTGGTGTCGCCCAAGTTTCGCGTCGGCTTTCCTGCCCTGATGCAGCGCTTCGACCGCGGCACCGCGTTGCACATGTACCGCACCGGCTATGCCGCTGTGGACAGCCTGGTGGAAATGGTCGAAAGCCTGGGCATCGAGGACGCCCAGTTGCACATGGGCGGGCATATCGCTGCGGCCCATAACGAGCTCGCCCTGACCGGGCTGCGCAACACCGCTGAGTGGATCAAGCGTGAAACCGGCGGCGAATCATCACGCATGATCGATGCCGACCAGGTAAGGGAAATGACCGGCTCGAGCATTTTCCACGGTGGGCTGCTGACGCCCAAGGCGGGCGGTATCCACCCGCTCAACTACGCCCGTGGCATGGCCAACAGCTTGCACGAACGGGGCGTAAAGATATTCATCAACAGCCCGGCGTTGCAGGTTCGCCAAGAGGGCGACCGGGTGATCGTGCAGACGCCCCAGGGGCGGGTCAGTGCCAAACAGGTGGTGTATGCCACCAATGGCTATTCCGACCAGAGCGCCGCGACCGACACCCTGCACCGACGGCTGATTCCGTTTCGCAGCGCCATCATCGCGACTGCGCCACTGCCCGTGGATGTGCTGGCCAAACTAATGCCCGGTGGTCAGGTCTGTGGCGACACCAAGCGCATGCTGCGCTGGTTCCGGGTGATCGGCGACCGGTTGATCTTCGGCGGCCGCGGTGCGTTCGGCAAGGACGATTCGGACAGCGCCTTCGCCACCCTGCAACGCAGCATGGGTGTGGTGTTCCCGATCCTGCGTGACCAGCCCGTGACGTTTCGCTGGTCGGGGCTGGTGGCCATGACCCTCGATTACTTGCCCCACGCCGGCCAACTGGATCCGCGCAGTTTCTATGCCATCGGCTACAACGGCGGCGGTGTGGCGATGTCCACCTACATGGGCAAGCAACTGGCTGCCATGACGGCCGGCGAGCCGGTGCAGTTGGGCCTGCTGGCGGGCGATACCTTCAAACCCATCCCCCTGCATGCCTTCCGCGCGCCCGGTGTACGCCTAGCCGCCGGTTGGCAACAACTGCTGGATGCCATCGGCCGCTGA
- a CDS encoding ABC transporter ATP-binding protein yields the protein MNFTEGFESVSVNQVSKHYGSLKALDNVNLKVEAGEFMSLLGPSGSGKTTLLSILGGFIRVSSGNILFGERNVTLMPPHKREIGVVFQNYALFPHMTVGENVAFPLRARGESPSKSRDRVKQALATVELSGYEERSIAALSGGQRQRVALARAIVFEPKLILMDEPLSALDKQLRETMQIELRALHKRLGATMIYVTHDQREALTMSDRIAIMRGGQLVQVDTPRRLHDHPSDDFVASFIGESTLVPLQRGADNGLTLGATPLRTTRPVPASGDVFLALQSEKLLLDSASAGPEWNRLSGRVADIVFQGESLKVFVDLDGGPTVSLRQPSHHEGNLSLPPIGSPMLMRLHPEDTIVVPRAGV from the coding sequence ATGAATTTCACTGAAGGTTTCGAATCGGTCAGCGTCAACCAGGTCAGCAAGCACTACGGCAGCCTCAAGGCGCTGGACAACGTCAACCTCAAGGTCGAAGCCGGCGAGTTCATGTCGTTGCTCGGCCCGTCGGGCTCAGGCAAGACCACCCTGCTGAGCATCCTGGGCGGCTTCATCCGGGTCAGCTCCGGCAACATCCTGTTCGGCGAACGCAACGTTACCCTGATGCCGCCGCACAAGCGCGAGATCGGCGTGGTATTCCAGAACTACGCGCTGTTTCCGCACATGACCGTCGGCGAGAACGTGGCCTTCCCATTGCGCGCCCGCGGCGAAAGCCCGAGCAAGAGCCGCGACCGGGTCAAGCAGGCGCTGGCCACGGTCGAATTGAGCGGCTACGAAGAGCGTTCGATCGCAGCGCTTTCCGGTGGCCAGCGCCAGCGCGTGGCCCTGGCCCGGGCCATCGTTTTCGAGCCCAAGCTGATTTTGATGGACGAACCGCTGTCGGCCCTGGACAAGCAACTGCGCGAAACCATGCAGATCGAATTGCGCGCCCTGCACAAGCGCCTGGGCGCGACCATGATCTACGTGACCCACGATCAGCGTGAAGCGCTGACCATGAGCGACCGCATCGCCATCATGCGCGGCGGGCAACTGGTCCAGGTCGACACCCCTCGCCGCCTGCACGATCACCCTTCGGACGACTTCGTCGCCAGCTTCATCGGTGAAAGCACCCTGGTGCCGTTGCAACGCGGCGCGGACAACGGCTTGACCCTGGGTGCCACGCCGCTGCGCACCACCCGGCCGGTCCCGGCTTCGGGGGATGTGTTCCTGGCGCTGCAGTCGGAAAAACTGCTGCTGGACAGCGCCAGCGCAGGACCTGAGTGGAACCGCTTGAGCGGGCGGGTCGCCGACATCGTCTTTCAGGGTGAGAGCTTAAAAGTCTTCGTCGACCTGGACGGCGGGCCGACGGTCAGCCTGCGCCAGCCCAGCCACCACGAAGGCAACCTGAGCCTGCCACCGATCGGCTCGCCCATGCTGATGCGCCTGCACCCCGAAGACACCATCGTGGTGCCCCGCGCCGGGGTTTGA
- a CDS encoding ABC transporter permease, with the protein MTMFAYLRQLRLSHVLFTVLVAAILLYLIVPVLIVVPMSFSEARFLQFPPKEWSLRWYEAFFQSAEWMSAARVSLITAVVTTAVSLPIGMAAAYAINNSSLKVIRTLQIVLLLPMMVPIILIAAGVFFVYARVGLISSLTGLVLAHIMLALPYVIIALLAGLRNFDMSQEMVARSLGMNRFRAFMAVTLPQIKPSVVSATLFAFITSLDETVVALFISGGDNQTLTKRMFTALRDEIDPTIAAISSILILASLILVVVAGRNKQG; encoded by the coding sequence ATGACTATGTTTGCCTACCTGCGCCAGCTACGCCTGTCGCACGTGCTGTTCACCGTGCTGGTCGCGGCGATTCTGCTGTACCTGATCGTGCCGGTGCTGATCGTGGTGCCGATGTCGTTCTCCGAGGCGCGCTTTCTGCAGTTTCCGCCCAAGGAATGGTCGCTGCGCTGGTATGAAGCCTTCTTCCAGAGCGCCGAGTGGATGTCGGCGGCGCGGGTCAGCCTGATCACGGCGGTGGTGACCACGGCGGTCAGCCTGCCGATCGGCATGGCTGCAGCCTACGCCATCAACAACTCGAGCCTGAAGGTGATTCGCACCCTGCAGATCGTGTTGCTGCTGCCCATGATGGTGCCGATCATCCTCATCGCGGCTGGGGTGTTTTTCGTCTACGCGCGAGTGGGGCTGATCAGTTCGCTGACTGGCCTGGTGCTGGCGCACATCATGCTGGCCCTGCCCTACGTGATCATTGCCCTGCTGGCCGGGCTGCGCAATTTCGACATGTCGCAAGAGATGGTCGCGCGCAGCCTGGGCATGAACCGCTTTCGCGCGTTCATGGCGGTGACCCTGCCGCAGATCAAACCCAGCGTGGTTTCGGCGACCCTGTTCGCGTTCATCACTTCGCTGGATGAAACGGTGGTGGCGCTGTTCATCTCCGGAGGCGACAACCAGACCCTGACCAAGCGCATGTTCACCGCGCTGCGTGATGAGATCGATCCGACGATCGCGGCGATCAGCTCGATATTGATTCTGGCGTCGCTGATTCTGGTGGTGGTCGCTGGGCGCAACAAGCAGGGGTGA
- the gabT gene encoding 4-aminobutyrate--2-oxoglutarate transaminase, with protein sequence MNSALTENQRLLALREQHVPRGIATAHPVVAARAHGAELWDVDNKRYLDFVGGIGVLNVGHNHPAVVEAVRQQVGKVSHVSFQVAAYETYIDVAARLNTLIGGDEHYKSVLFTSGAEAVENAIKIARSYTNRPAVISFRGGFHGRTLLGVTLTGMSQPYKQNFGPFPAEIYHASYPNAYRGISSDDALAQLHELFASDVAPDRVAAILIEPVQGDGGFLAAPVEFLQALRALCTQHGIVLIADEIQAGFGRTGKMFGFQHAGIQPDLVTVAKSLAGGMPLSGVVGRAEMMDAPTPGGLGGTYGGNAVACAAALAVLDLFEHEDLLAQGEQRAVQLREGLLALQKRYPRIGEVRGLGFMLAIEMIKDDAAHSPDVDLTQRIIDEARNAGLLVIKCGLYRNVVRFLAPLVTTAEQVAEALQMLDKALAKAGA encoded by the coding sequence ATGAATTCTGCACTGACCGAAAATCAACGCCTGCTTGCCTTGCGCGAACAACACGTACCTCGCGGCATCGCCACCGCCCACCCGGTAGTCGCCGCGCGCGCCCACGGCGCCGAGTTGTGGGACGTGGACAACAAGCGCTATCTGGATTTCGTCGGCGGTATCGGCGTGCTCAATGTCGGCCACAACCACCCGGCCGTGGTCGAGGCGGTGCGTCAGCAAGTGGGCAAGGTGTCCCATGTCAGTTTTCAGGTCGCGGCCTACGAGACGTATATCGACGTTGCGGCGCGGTTGAACACGCTGATCGGCGGGGACGAGCACTACAAGAGCGTGCTGTTCACTTCCGGCGCCGAAGCGGTGGAAAACGCCATCAAGATCGCCCGCAGCTACACCAACCGGCCAGCGGTGATTTCGTTCCGCGGTGGCTTCCACGGCCGCACTCTGCTGGGGGTAACCCTGACCGGCATGAGCCAGCCCTACAAACAGAACTTCGGTCCGTTTCCGGCGGAGATCTATCACGCTAGCTACCCCAATGCCTACCGTGGCATCAGCAGCGACGACGCCCTGGCGCAGCTGCACGAACTGTTCGCCAGCGACGTGGCACCGGACCGCGTGGCGGCGATTCTGATCGAGCCCGTGCAGGGCGACGGTGGCTTTCTGGCCGCGCCGGTCGAATTCCTCCAGGCGCTGCGCGCGCTGTGTACGCAGCATGGCATCGTGTTGATCGCCGATGAGATCCAGGCCGGCTTCGGCCGTACCGGCAAGATGTTCGGTTTCCAGCATGCCGGTATCCAGCCGGATCTGGTTACCGTTGCCAAGTCCCTGGCCGGTGGCATGCCGCTGTCGGGCGTGGTCGGTCGGGCCGAAATGATGGATGCGCCGACCCCAGGCGGCTTGGGCGGTACCTACGGTGGTAACGCCGTGGCCTGCGCGGCGGCGCTGGCGGTGCTGGACTTGTTCGAGCACGAAGACCTGCTGGCCCAGGGCGAGCAGCGTGCGGTGCAGTTGCGCGAGGGCTTGCTGGCATTGCAGAAGCGCTATCCGCGTATCGGTGAAGTGCGGGGGCTGGGTTTCATGCTAGCGATCGAGATGATCAAGGACGATGCCGCGCACAGCCCGGATGTCGACCTCACCCAACGGATCATCGACGAGGCGCGTAACGCGGGGTTGCTGGTGATCAAGTGTGGTTTGTATCGCAACGTGGTGCGTTTCCTGGCACCGCTGGTGACCACCGCCGAGCAGGTGGCGGAAGCTTTGCAGATGCTCGACAAGGCATTGGCAAAAGCCGGGGCCTGA
- a CDS encoding HAD-IA family hydrolase gives MSFKQFKALTFDVVGTLIDFEAGILNHVREVAGEAGKACSDDDILKAYREARAMPDSGWWPDDLERCYHLIANKLGLPDNDEYARGLALAVENFPAFPDSIEALKRLHKHFKLVATTNSQIWALNHMAKTLDEPFDVRVTVDDVRFEKPDPQFFAYTRGVLATQGIVFEEILHVAQSQYHDIGVAMRLGYQTCWIERRHAQKGSGGTLESEHTKPHYHFTSLAQLADAVEQELG, from the coding sequence ATGTCATTCAAGCAGTTCAAAGCCCTGACGTTCGATGTCGTCGGCACCCTGATCGATTTCGAAGCCGGCATCCTCAACCATGTGCGCGAAGTGGCCGGTGAAGCGGGCAAGGCGTGCAGCGACGACGACATCCTCAAGGCCTACCGCGAAGCCCGTGCGATGCCCGATTCGGGCTGGTGGCCGGACGACCTGGAGCGCTGCTACCACTTGATCGCCAACAAGCTCGGCTTGCCAGACAACGACGAATACGCTCGCGGCCTGGCCCTGGCGGTGGAGAACTTCCCGGCCTTCCCGGATTCGATCGAGGCGCTCAAGCGTCTGCACAAGCACTTCAAGCTGGTGGCCACCACCAACTCGCAGATTTGGGCCCTGAACCACATGGCCAAGACCCTCGACGAGCCCTTCGATGTGCGCGTGACGGTCGACGACGTGCGCTTCGAGAAGCCCGATCCGCAGTTCTTCGCCTACACCCGGGGCGTACTGGCCACGCAGGGCATCGTCTTCGAAGAAATCCTCCACGTCGCCCAGAGCCAATACCACGACATTGGCGTAGCCATGCGCCTGGGCTACCAGACCTGCTGGATCGAGCGTCGCCACGCGCAGAAAGGCAGCGGCGGCACTCTGGAATCCGAGCACACCAAACCGCACTACCATTTCACCTCGCTGGCGCAACTGGCCGACGCGGTCGAGCAGGAACTGGGCTGA
- a CDS encoding aldehyde dehydrogenase family protein: MDNALKFYIDGQWVEPSGARRLAVINPATEQAFAEIALGEQADVDVAVAAARRAFTEFAFTTPTERKALLERILESFMARYDDIAAAIMQEVGAPQALAHDWQAGIGKRHLEQMLRTLDSFEFRKTRGTTLINQEPVGVVALITPWNWPINQIACKVAPALAAGCTLVLKPSEIAPINAIIFAEVLHSAGVPAGVFNLINGDGPDVGAALASHPDVDMVSFTGSTRAGVEVARLAAPTVKRVHQELGGKSANILLDDVDLHAAVTAGVNGCFGNSGQSCNAPTRMLVPAALHDQAVAIARQAASTHRVGVPDDPSTTLGPVISDRQYQAIQRMIALGIDEGAQLVCGGLGRPAGLDTGYYVQPTIFAGVDAQMTIAREEIFGPVLVIQPYTDEQDAVRMANDSVFGLAAYVQSASQERARSVALQMRAGSVYINYPSWDPAAPFGGYKQSGNGREYAEWGLEAFLEVKGIVGWGA; this comes from the coding sequence TTGGACAACGCGTTGAAGTTCTATATAGACGGGCAATGGGTCGAGCCCTCCGGCGCGCGCCGCCTGGCGGTGATCAACCCGGCCACCGAGCAGGCCTTTGCCGAAATCGCCTTGGGTGAGCAGGCCGACGTCGATGTCGCCGTTGCAGCAGCGCGGCGGGCCTTCACTGAATTTGCCTTTACCACTCCAACCGAGCGCAAGGCGCTGCTCGAACGGATTCTCGAGTCCTTCATGGCCCGCTACGACGACATCGCCGCGGCCATCATGCAGGAGGTCGGCGCGCCCCAGGCCTTGGCCCATGACTGGCAGGCCGGCATCGGCAAGCGTCACCTGGAGCAGATGCTGCGCACCCTGGACAGCTTCGAGTTTCGCAAGACGCGCGGCACCACCCTGATCAACCAGGAACCGGTTGGCGTGGTGGCCTTGATCACCCCCTGGAACTGGCCGATCAACCAGATCGCCTGCAAGGTGGCGCCGGCATTGGCAGCCGGGTGCACCTTGGTGCTCAAGCCCAGCGAGATCGCGCCGATCAACGCGATCATTTTCGCCGAAGTACTGCACAGCGCCGGGGTGCCCGCAGGCGTGTTCAACCTGATCAATGGCGACGGCCCAGACGTGGGTGCGGCGCTGGCCAGCCATCCCGACGTGGACATGGTGTCGTTCACAGGCTCCACCAGAGCGGGTGTGGAAGTGGCGCGGCTGGCCGCGCCGACGGTCAAGCGTGTGCATCAGGAACTGGGCGGCAAGTCGGCGAATATCCTGCTTGATGACGTGGACCTGCACGCCGCCGTGACGGCGGGAGTCAACGGATGCTTTGGCAACAGCGGCCAGTCCTGCAATGCGCCGACGCGCATGCTGGTGCCCGCCGCGCTGCACGATCAGGCCGTGGCTATTGCTCGCCAGGCGGCATCGACCCATCGAGTCGGCGTGCCCGACGATCCGTCGACCACCCTGGGCCCGGTCATCAGTGACCGGCAATACCAGGCGATCCAGCGGATGATCGCCCTGGGCATCGACGAAGGCGCGCAGTTGGTGTGTGGCGGTCTGGGTCGGCCCGCCGGACTGGACACTGGGTACTACGTACAGCCGACGATCTTCGCCGGGGTGGATGCGCAGATGACCATTGCCCGCGAAGAGATCTTCGGCCCAGTGCTGGTGATCCAGCCGTATACCGATGAACAGGATGCGGTGCGTATGGCCAACGACAGCGTGTTCGGGCTGGCGGCGTACGTGCAGTCGGCCAGCCAGGAACGGGCTCGCTCGGTTGCCCTGCAAATGCGCGCCGGGAGTGTCTACATCAACTACCCAAGCTGGGATCCCGCAGCCCCGTTCGGGGGTTACAAGCAGTCCGGCAATGGCCGCGAATATGCCGAATGGGGCCTGGAAGCGTTTCTGGAGGTGAAGGGTATCGTCGGCTGGGGGGCCTGA
- a CDS encoding NAD-dependent succinate-semialdehyde dehydrogenase, with amino-acid sequence MLKHSLRDPSLLVEQAYANGQWIDADDGATLAVTNPADGSTIAHVPALQGAETQRAIAAAEACFTTWRQVPAAERAKLLEKWYQLIMDNQEDLALIMTAEQGKPLTESRGEIAYGASFVKWFAEEARRIYGDTIPSPAADRRILVLKQPIGVVAAITPWNFPNAMITRKCAPALAAGCPVLVKPSEMTPLSALALAVLAERAGIPAGVFNVLTGMPAGVGGEMTSNPAVRKLSFTGSTRVGQLLMSQCASTIKRLSLELGGNAPFIVFDDADLDLAIAGVMQSKFRNAGQTCVCANRILVQDGIYARFAERLKAAVAELKVGDGLAEGVTIGPLINAAAVDKVARHISDAVEKGASVAIGGLPQNDGLYVQPTVLLDANADMLLAGEETFGPVAPLFRFHTEEEALALANATPYGLGAYYFTQDMRRAWRVGERLEFGMVGLNTGIISMEVAPFGGMKQSGTGREGSKYGLDEFLEVKAWHIGGLG; translated from the coding sequence ATGTTGAAGCATTCACTGCGTGACCCTTCCCTGCTCGTCGAGCAGGCCTACGCCAACGGCCAGTGGATCGATGCCGATGACGGCGCCACCCTAGCGGTGACCAACCCCGCCGATGGCAGCACCATCGCCCACGTCCCGGCCCTGCAGGGCGCCGAAACCCAACGCGCGATCGCGGCGGCCGAAGCCTGTTTCACCACTTGGCGCCAAGTCCCGGCGGCCGAGCGCGCCAAGCTCCTGGAAAAGTGGTACCAACTGATCATGGACAACCAGGAAGACCTGGCCCTGATCATGACCGCCGAACAAGGCAAGCCCTTGACCGAGTCGCGCGGCGAAATCGCCTACGGCGCCAGCTTCGTCAAATGGTTCGCCGAGGAAGCCCGGCGCATCTACGGCGACACCATTCCGTCGCCCGCTGCCGACCGACGCATCCTGGTGCTCAAGCAACCGATCGGCGTGGTCGCGGCGATCACCCCGTGGAATTTCCCCAATGCCATGATCACCCGCAAGTGCGCGCCGGCATTAGCCGCCGGCTGCCCGGTGCTGGTCAAGCCCTCGGAGATGACCCCGCTGTCGGCCCTGGCCTTGGCTGTGCTAGCCGAGCGCGCGGGCATTCCGGCCGGGGTGTTCAACGTGCTCACCGGCATGCCGGCGGGCGTGGGTGGCGAGATGACCAGCAACCCGGCGGTGCGCAAATTGTCGTTCACCGGTTCCACCCGCGTGGGCCAACTGTTGATGAGCCAGTGCGCCTCGACCATCAAGCGCCTGAGCCTGGAACTGGGCGGCAACGCGCCGTTCATCGTGTTCGACGACGCCGACCTGGACCTGGCCATCGCCGGGGTCATGCAGAGCAAATTCCGCAACGCCGGGCAGACCTGCGTGTGCGCCAACCGCATCCTGGTGCAGGACGGCATCTATGCCCGTTTTGCCGAGCGCCTGAAGGCGGCCGTGGCCGAGCTGAAAGTCGGCGATGGTCTGGCCGAGGGCGTGACCATCGGCCCATTGATCAATGCGGCAGCGGTGGACAAGGTGGCCCGCCACATCAGCGACGCGGTGGAGAAAGGCGCGAGCGTGGCCATCGGCGGATTGCCGCAAAACGACGGCCTGTACGTGCAGCCCACGGTGTTGCTGGACGCCAACGCCGACATGCTGCTGGCCGGTGAGGAAACCTTCGGCCCGGTGGCGCCGCTGTTCCGCTTTCATACCGAAGAAGAAGCCCTGGCTCTGGCCAACGCCACGCCCTATGGCCTGGGCGCCTACTACTTCACCCAGGACATGCGCCGCGCCTGGCGCGTGGGCGAGCGCCTGGAGTTCGGCATGGTGGGCTTGAACACCGGGATCATTTCCATGGAGGTGGCGCCGTTCGGCGGCATGAAGCAATCGGGCACCGGCCGCGAGGGTTCCAAGTATGGCCTGGATGAATTCCTTGAAGTGAAGGCCTGGCATATCGGTGGGTTGGGTTGA
- a CDS encoding Lrp/AsnC family transcriptional regulator has translation MDAATKLDRIDINILVQLQKDGRMTNVSLAEAVGLSPSPCLQRVKRLESAGYISGYEAHVNLAKFASSVTVFTEVTLSDHKRADFVKFESSIRNIDEVLECHLISGGYDYLVRFLCSSIQHYQELMESILDKNIGIDKYFSYIVIKSPVLKSAVPLRSLVRAV, from the coding sequence ATGGATGCTGCAACGAAACTGGATCGCATCGACATCAATATCCTGGTGCAACTGCAAAAAGACGGGCGCATGACTAACGTCAGCCTCGCCGAAGCGGTGGGCCTGTCACCCAGCCCCTGCCTGCAACGGGTCAAGCGCCTGGAATCGGCGGGCTACATCAGTGGCTACGAAGCGCACGTCAACCTGGCCAAGTTCGCCAGCTCTGTCACGGTGTTCACCGAGGTGACCCTGTCGGACCACAAGCGCGCCGATTTCGTGAAGTTCGAATCGAGCATTCGCAACATCGACGAGGTGCTCGAATGCCATTTGATCAGCGGCGGGTATGACTATCTGGTACGGTTCCTGTGCAGCAGCATCCAGCACTACCAGGAATTGATGGAGTCGATCCTCGACAAGAACATCGGCATCGACAAGTATTTCAGCTACATCGTCATCAAGAGCCCGGTGCTCAAGAGCGCCGTGCCGTTGCGCAGTTTGGTGCGGGCGGTTTGA
- a CDS encoding LysR family transcriptional regulator, which produces MSNLRRKLPSSGSLFVFEAAARCGSFTRAADELCVSQPAVSRMLSRLEDHLGVQLFERVRGGARLTESGTILYRRVQEGFDTIESAISEISARATGMETITLSVSTAFTTHWLMPRMSRFSERFPTVDMRYQLMSGRIGGPLMDVDLGMRYLDVGSVKAADCLVLPEITLPVCSPQYRSAVPGGKGKSATPALIHMDNQDRTWAAPFDQGGRTDSALVFSDYAVVVQAALLGQGMALGWLNVVSHCLANGQLLPVGDAVTVSARRCCLVTPANRPSRPIVDSVRQWIIEEMQADIARIDALYPQFSLVKKIAEAS; this is translated from the coding sequence ATGTCCAACCTTCGTAGAAAGCTGCCCAGTTCCGGCTCCTTGTTCGTTTTCGAGGCGGCGGCGCGTTGCGGCAGTTTTACACGTGCGGCCGACGAGCTGTGCGTCAGCCAACCTGCGGTCAGCCGCATGCTCTCGCGGCTGGAAGATCACCTCGGGGTGCAGCTGTTCGAGCGCGTTCGTGGCGGCGCGCGGCTCACCGAAAGCGGGACTATCCTCTATCGCCGGGTTCAGGAAGGCTTCGACACCATCGAGTCGGCCATCAGCGAAATCTCTGCCCGCGCCACGGGTATGGAAACCATCACCCTGTCGGTGTCCACCGCGTTCACCACCCACTGGCTGATGCCGCGCATGAGCCGTTTCAGCGAGCGTTTTCCCACGGTCGACATGCGCTACCAGCTGATGTCCGGACGCATCGGCGGGCCGTTGATGGACGTCGACCTGGGCATGCGTTACCTCGACGTCGGTAGCGTGAAAGCCGCAGACTGCCTGGTCCTGCCCGAGATCACCCTGCCAGTATGCAGCCCCCAGTACCGCTCCGCAGTGCCGGGCGGCAAGGGCAAAAGCGCAACGCCTGCGCTGATCCACATGGACAACCAGGACCGCACCTGGGCTGCGCCTTTCGACCAGGGCGGACGCACCGACAGTGCCCTGGTGTTTTCCGACTATGCCGTGGTCGTGCAGGCGGCCCTGCTCGGCCAGGGTATGGCGCTGGGCTGGCTCAACGTGGTGTCGCACTGCCTGGCCAACGGGCAACTGCTGCCGGTGGGCGATGCGGTGACCGTCAGTGCCCGGCGCTGCTGCCTGGTGACTCCGGCCAACCGCCCGAGCCGGCCGATCGTCGACAGCGTACGCCAGTGGATCATCGAAGAGATGCAGGCGGACATCGCGCGAATCGATGCGCTTTACCCCCAGTTTAGCCTGGTCAAGAAGATCGCCGAGGCGTCCTGA